A genomic stretch from Plasmodium cynomolgi strain B DNA, chromosome 8, whole genome shotgun sequence includes:
- a CDS encoding ADP/ATP carrier protein (putative), which yields SNLISKLLVSPLERIVIIRQTQPFFFRNVLLHSSFTYSNIVRGIYANQGLTSLWWGYHASIWNFLSFSFFRLLFHDKIKYNLAIENSKKNYLTTFFLLYTSSCLAAVIAYPLDTIHNCMALNHETVKNKKLTSRGIFLFIYDLILKKKIKHLYAGYSLCLLNFIPYLLISIKLNEIFTKYFIEFNSHQKDGDSKQGGEQYADRNISEDYQRLFKKTPNVLSYIFLGVLTGYISQVATYPLETIRRKYQYHVIYEKNFPQTLMYSKNWNVKKPQKLITKISNVYRGFSLHTFKLIPEYLIFSCFFYYVKNNIPI from the exons TCAAATCTCATTTCTAAGCTTCTCGTTTCTCCCTTGGAGCGAATTGTAATCATTAGACAAAcgcaacctttttttttcagaaacGTTTTGCTCCACTCCTCCTTTACGTACTCAAATATAGTAAGAG GTATATACGCCAACCAAGGCCTGACGTCCCTCTGGTGGGGGTACCATGCAAGCATATGGAACTTCCTTTCCTTCAGCTTTTTCAGATTACTCTTTCACGATAAGATCAAGTACAACCTAGCGATAGAAAACAGCAAAAAGAACTACCTAACAACCTTCTTCCTCCTATATACCTCCAGTTGCTTGGCAGCTGTGATTGCATACCCGCTGGACACCATTCATAATTGCATGGCACTAAACCATGAAACagttaagaataaaaagctCACCAGCAGgggcattttccttttcatataCGATTTGattctaaaaaaaa AAATTAAACACCTGTACGCTGGGTACAGCCTGTGCCTACTAAACTTTATCCCTTATTTGCTCATCTCAATAAAGctgaatgaaatttttaccAAGTACTTTATCGAATTCAATTCTCACCAAAAAGATGGCGATTCCAAACAGGGGGGAGAACAATATGCTGATAGAAACATAAGTGAAGACTATCAAAGActgtttaaaaaaacgccaaACGTCTTGTCCTACATTTTCCTGGGTGTACTCACCGGGTACATATCACAAGTGGCCACGTACCCCCTGGAGACCATACGAAGGAAGTACCAGTACCACGTCATATATGAAAAGAATTTCCCCCAAACATTAATGTATAGTAAAAATTGGAATGTGAAGAAGCCACAAAAACTTATCACCAAAATTTCGAATGTATACAGGGGATTTTCCTTGCATACCTTTAAATTAATTCCAGAGTATTTAATATtcagttgttttttttactacgTTAAGAACAATATACCTATA
- a CDS encoding hypothetical protein (putative) has product MGKRTRRGKRKITSLNELYELEYSDEQSVEANKERDKNGKQINYLILEEYKKLKELEEPTQEKGKEIDAEERKNKSAYSTFLQILKKKEQQERETNGDTSGHIRKKHLNGRLALAHPSEGTTSDEEEANRGNSPKKEEAKEGTSNPQNKESKINVPKNVDDLYMSFLIRSVKNQRSQQIGRRISPKWETSQSKHKTTEGKSPDQTDDLSINRSEAYSEEAPEGTQPHPNYCPTYKAKCIFKNYMNESYKLHENKMDYFFTFCQNVDEKFLQKFCAKKGCKVGKGDGAERGRKSETIEEAYVTSNLFLETNIFSRSRDERHAGGRTEERTNDRTDSHVDSRTDNHVDNRTDSRTDSRADSHVDPEGELFCDVQVKPHFFSSYREKNHVPYYLLNVLDTTPKCFLHKGNPYNVYEPIVQRAQNYLSAFEHPLAYFNKAVYKYLEEYYGDGPDRVGAQQNGENYDNEGDKRIIEDYLYASPLHDAKTSGRPHKDKEKTLNMVNLMQHDELKSYFHYINSYVDVLYSNQHVLNSHFVRLLNTVHILTHLKKRRKRKKYIKKKIEKLEKEQQVEKDNVQVKEELCDESFARPKILILCGFRHIAKEYTDLIIHMLTPTEVKNKNRFINEYDVTAEEKKSIRDIFQKKRKPIDYINLYRGNNDDCFRLGIKLLDDEKKLHLYSPFYDSDILISSPLGLDVIIKESHGEGEDNVGLESEDSSDRDEWGYEEKDIILMQNILTLKNVLNFVNKPLLRWGSANINRIPKYVINGYVKNYRQTIITASILDTTFISLIQAATNYRGFVKLFMKGGDVEGDRENGQMGDEKDGQMGDEKDGQLGDEKDGQLGDEKGGQLGDEKGGQLGDEKNGQRTDGGSGQLLNVDDPSLPCKTILLSVRNHFHTNQYFRKIECSHILQIEESIIQFFSTNVIDILTNIKQLLIFLPTYIEYLRIYEILKKNDISFKGVNEYTNEKKIGKIQKLFKFGRINILLVTGRLVFYERCTFRGANHVIFFSPPKFPFMYYEMIKNLVPSSNSSSICYYTKYHTYELERIVGQKLAMQLMREKPGKITLFK; this is encoded by the exons atgggaaaacgaACACGGCGAGGGAAGAGGAAAATCACCTCGCTGAACGAGCTGTACGAATTGgagtat AGTGACGAACAGAGTGTAGAGGCAAATAAAGAAAgagacaaaaatggaaaacaaattaactACTTGATACTTGAGGAGTATAAAAAACTGAAGGAACTCGAGGAGCCTACtcaagaaaagggaaaagaaataGATGcagaggaaaggaaaaataaatcagcCTATTCAACCTTTTTGcaaatcttaaaaaaaaaggaacaacagGAAAGGGAAACCAATGGAGACACCAGTGGTCACATTAGGAAAAAGCATTTAAATGGGAGACTCGCTTTAGCACATCCATCCGAAGGGACCACCTccgatgaagaagaagcaaaccgGGGAAACTCTCctaaaaaggaggaagccaAAGAAGGCACTTCAAACCCTCAGAACAAAGAATCCAAAATAAATGTgccaaaaaatgtagacgACTTGTATATGTCCTTTCTAATAAGAAGTGTAAAAAATCAGAGGAGCCAACAGATCGGAAGAAGGAtctcccccaaatgggagaCTTCCCAAAGTAAGCATAAAACAACTGAGGGGAAGAGCCCTGACCAAACGGATGACCTCTCCATTAACAGGAGTGAAGCATATAGCGAAGAAGCTCCGGAAGGAACCCAGCCGCACCCCAATTACTGCCCTACCTATAAAGccaaatgcatttttaaaaattacatgaaCGAGTCATACAAATTgcatgaaaacaaaatggattacttcttcaccttttgcCAAAACGTGGACGAGAAATTTTTGCAGaaattttgcgcaaaaaaaggatgcaaaGTGGGGAAAGGGGATGGCGCCGAGCGAGGCAGGAAAAGCGAAACCATCGAGGAGGCCTACGTGACGTCCAACTTGTTTTTGGAAACGAACATTTTTAGTCGCTCCAGGGATGAGCGGCATGCCGGGGGGCGGACTGAGGAGCGCACTAACGACCGCACCGATAGCCACGTAGATAGCCGCACCGATAACCACGTAGATAATCGCACCGATAGCCGCACCGATAGCCGCGCCGATAGCCACGTCGACCCCGAGGGCGAACTCTTCTGCGACGTCCAAGTCAAAccgcattttttctccagcTACCGGGAGAAAAACCACGTGCCCTATTACCTGCTGAACGTCCTAGACACGACCCCAAAGTGCTTTCTGCACAAAGGGAACCCCTACAACGTGTACGAACCCATAGTCCAGCGCGCGCAGAATTACCTCTCCGCCTTTGAGCACCCCCTAGCGTACTTCAACAAGGCTGTTTACAAATACCTGGAGGAGTACTACGGCGATGGCCCCGATCGAGTGGGCGCTcagcaaaatggtgaaaattACGATAATGAAGGAGACAAGCGTATTATCGAAGACTACCTCTATGCCTCCCCTCTCCACGATGCAAAGACGAGCGGTCGACCCCATAAggacaaagaaaaaacgcTAAACATGGTGAATCTCATGCAGCATGACGAACTGAAGAGCTACTTCCACTACATCAACTCGTACGTCGATGTCCTGTACTCAAACCAACACGTCCTTAACAGCCATTTTGTTAGACTCCTAAATACAGTCCACATCCTAACCCActtaaagaaaaggaggaagagaaaaaagtacataaaaaaaaaaatagaaaaattggaaaaggaacaacaaGTAGAAAAAGACAACGTGCAAGTGAAGGAAGAACTCTGTGATGAAAGTTTTGCAAggccaaaaattttaatcctTTGTGGATTCAGACATATTGCAAAGGAGTACACCGATTTAATCATCCATATGTTAACACCCACagaggtgaaaaataaaaacagatTTATTAACGAATATGATGTAACTgctgaagagaaaaaatccaTCAGAGATatattccaaaaaaagagaaaaccgattgattatataaatttgtaCAGAGGAAATAATGATGACTGTTTCAGGCTAGGAATTAAGTTGCTGGATGATGAGAAGAAACTACACCTGTATAGCCCATTCTATGACAGCGATATTTTAATATCTTCCCCACTTGGATTGGATGTCATCATTAAGGAGAGCCATGGAGAGGGAGAGGATAATGTCGGGCTGGAAAGTGAGGACTCTTCCGATCGAGACGAATGGGGGTATGAGGAAAAGG ATATCATTttaatgcaaaatattttgacgctaaaaaatgtgctaaattttgtgaacaaaCCTTTGCTGAGATGGGGAAGTGCCAACATAAATCGAATCCCCAAGTATGTGATAAACGGGTACGTGAAGAACTACAGACAAACGATAATTACCGCCAGCATTCTGGACACAACGTTCATTTCGCTAATTCAGGCGGCGACCAATTACAGGGGCTTCGTGAAACTGTTCATGAAGGGGGGAGACGTGGAGGGGGATAGGGAAAATGGGCAGATGGGCGATGAGAAAGATGGGCAGATGGGCGATGAGAAAGATGGGCAGCTGGGCGATGAGAAAGATGGGCAGCTGGGCGATGAGAAAGGTGGGCAGCTGGGCGATGAGAAAGGTGGGCAGCTGGGCGATGAGAAAAATGGGCAACGGACTGACGGGGGCAGTGGACAGCTCCTCAACGTGGATGACCCAAGTCTCCCCTGCAAAACGATCTTGCTAAGCGTAAGAAACCACTTCCACACAAATCAGTATTTCAGAAAAATTGAGTGCTCGCACATTCTCCAAATAGAGGAGAGCATCATACAGTTTTTCTCCACAAACGTAATTGACATCCTCACAAATATTAAGCagctcctcatttttttacccaccTACATTGAATACCTTCGCATAtacgaaattttaaaaaaaaatgacatttctTTTAAAGGAGTGAACGAAtatacaaatgaaaaaaaaattggaaaaattcaaaagCTGTTTAAATTTGGAAGAATAAACATCTTACTGGTTACTGGTCGTTTGGTATTTTACGAGAGATGTACCTTCAGGGGGGCCAAccacgtcatttttttttcccctcccaaATTTCCATTTATGTACTAtgaaatgattaaaaatttagTCCCATCCTCAAATTCGTCCTCCATTTgttattatacaaaatatcaTACTTACGAGTTGGAACGTATCGTGGGGCAAAAACTGGCCATGCAGTTGATGCGGGAGAAGCCCGGCAAAATTACTCTCTTTAAGTGA
- a CDS encoding tRNA ligase putative, which yields MPWGHTTTRARVTKIALGASQKGNPENPAKCSTPGGDSYIEEKRPANNPCIEEKHPANVPSRDREKVAEQTEEVYFVSTPVYYANDKPHIGHAYCNVLSDIICRFAKWECTEERNRGRRVILFSGMDEHGLKIERKSQNLKISSTEHVNHMSSYYQMMNKKLHVHVNIFYRTTSQFHKSFVQQVWKYLAQNGYIYKGAYRGYYDVNEEKYLNEFDEEVIYPSYLQKEMLHFVNHELKDVCISRYNTQWGIKIPGEEKGTIYVWFDALLSYVSSVLYMVKKKQLRTGSDSSAIHSPRGGDTSHREKSSGSPRSPPSHEVEGDKVEGDEVDNDEMESDEMESDKADSDKADSDELVCSYEDILSIVGLENSRHKERDPRMSNQEPPYDMIPTDDTLSRLFQKAWNPQVQVIGKDILKFHGVLYICLLQSLHLKLPQKILCHGLIKNENVKMSKTIGNVISPFEIVQKYNSDIVRLYFFGCANIFEDKNFKKEHLESFQLFMRNNVGNLIYRVVSLCMDNNYMHIFLQDGKTDFLESPILSQCSEIKQKLLTLIHNREFALFLENLMTLIKQVNKFFVHREPWKCIDDSVRFNRIIYETLEGIKFVSVFLYPIMPQTCSSILRNIGLDVSPASGASLGMLAEPTREFALRDLIKIV from the exons ATGCCTTGGGGGCATACCACAACACGAGCGAGGGTTACAAAAATAGCATTGGGAGCttcgcaaaaggggaacccGGAGAACCCCGCCAAGTGTAGCACCCCGGGGGGGGATTCCTACATCGAGGAGAAGCGCCCTGCCAATAATCCCTGCATCGAGGAGAAGCACCCTGCCAATGTGCCGAGTCGTGATCGCGAAAAGGTTGCAGAACAAACGGAGGAGGTCTACTTCGTTAGCACCCCGGTGTACTACGCAAATGACAAGCCTCACATAGGACATGCATACTGCAACGTTTTGAGTGACATCATATGCCGCTTCGCCAAATGGGAATGCACAGAGGAAAGAAACCGTGGAAGAAGGGTTATTCTCTTTTCCGGAATGGATGAGCACGgattaaaaattgaacgaaAATCTCAGAACCTGAAAATCTCCAGCACGGAGCATGTCAACCATATGAGTAGCTATTACCAaatgatgaacaaaaaattacatgtacatgttaatatattttataggACAACTAGCCAATTTCACAAAAGCTTTGTGCAACAGGTTTGGAAATATTTAGCACAAAATGGCTACATATACAAAGGAGCTTATAGAGGGTACTACGAtgtaaatgaagaaaagtaTCTTAACGAAtttga TGAAGAGGTTATATACCCCTCCTATCTACAGAAGGAGATGCTCCATTTTGTCAATCACGAACTGAAGGATGTATGCATAAGTAGGTACAACACACAGTGGGGAATCAAAATTcctggtgaagaaaaagggaccATCTATGTCTGGTTCGATGCGCTCCTGTCGTATGTATCCTCAGTGTTGTAcatggtgaagaagaagcaactaCGTACGGGAAGTGACTCCTCTGCTATTCATTCCCCACGAGGTGGTGACACATCTCACAGGGAAAAATCGAGTGGGTCTCCACGTTCTCCTCCCTCGCACGAAGTGGAGGGTGACAAAGTGGAGGGTGATGAAGTCGATAACGACGAAATGGAGAGTGACGAAATGGAGAGCGACAAAGCGGATAGCGACAAAGCGGATAGCGACGAACTTGTTTGCTCCTATGAAGATATCTTGAGCATAGTCGGCTTGGAGAATTCCCGCCACAAGGAGAGGGATCCCCGCATGAGTAATCAGGAACCCCCATATGATATGATTCCCACAGATGACACCCTTTCTAGGCTCTTCCAAAAGGCATGGAATCCCCAAGTACAGGTAATAGGAAAGGATATCCTCAAATTCCATGGCGTGCTTTACATCTGCCTGTTGCAAAGTCTTCACTTAAAATtgccacaaaaaatattatgtcaTGGATtgataaaaaacgaaaatgtgaaaatgtCCAAAACGATAGGAAATGTAATAAGCCCATTTGAgattgtacaaaaatataactcaGATATTGTTCGATTATACTTCTTTGGCTGTGCTAATATTTTTGaggacaaaaattttaagaaagaACACCTTGAATCGTTCCAACTGTTTATGCGAAATAATGTCGGAAATTTAATATACCGAGTTGTGTCCCTCTGTATGGATAATAATtacatgcatatttttttgcaagatGGGAAAACCGATTTTTTAGAGTCTCCCATTTTGAGTCAATGTTCAGAAATCAAACAGAAGTTATTAACCCTAATTCATAATAGGGAGTTTGCTctctttttggaaaatttaatGACGCTGATAAAACAggtgaacaaatttttcgTCCATCGGGAGCCCTGGAAGTGTATTGATGATTCTGTCCGTTTTAATCGAATAATTTATGAGACCCTGGAGGgtataaaatttgtttccgtttttttgtaTCCCATTATGCCGCAAACCTGTTCGTCTATTTTGCGCAACATTGGCTTGGACGTCTCCCCTGCGAGTGGGGCTTCCTTGGGCATGTTGGCGGAGCCAACGCGCGAGTTCGCCCTGCGCGATTTGATTAAGATTGTGTGA
- a CDS encoding hypothetical protein (putative), whose amino-acid sequence MWICIGKSSRKCRERLLCRVFQNGERHQKKMEVFPHGEIKLNISNGCIICEAPMDTKACMNFFYFLTLRYFLYICVHHSSPTQAHLKRVILP is encoded by the coding sequence ATGTGGATATGCATTGGAAAATCATCAAGGAAATGTAGAGAGCGACTTCTTTGCAgagttttccaaaatggggagaggcACCAAAAGAAAATGGAGGTCTTTCCTCATGGCGAAATAAAGTTGAACATCTCGAACGGATGCATTATCTGTGAGGCCCCGATGGACACCAAGGCttgtatgaattttttttattttttaaccctgcgttattttctttatatatgtgtgcaccaTTCTTCACCAACGCAAGCTCACTTAAAGAGAGTAATTTTGCC
- a CDS encoding hypothetical protein (putative), with amino-acid sequence MQRALFSNARIYHFLKVERRHGGTSLLTKIGQSFNQESLRNAKIKLTNYGKSISPNQLGKTNSSTGGASGGSGIFQHFIDIFKKKTNVKDSPQSSDKNEKKEKEFFEYYIKCLMKYEGIFTYRKFQSKDLCDYFNVFGLTYKYKKKMNPQLEKLKKQYEVMNSFLPYELDSDDCKIFHEESKKYIAQSCNVDVNFIDELLLFHDS; translated from the coding sequence ATGCAGAGGGCCCTCTTCTCCAACGCGCGAATTTACCACTTCCTAAAAGTGGAGAGGAGACACGGGGGGACGTCCCTGCTGACCAAAATTGGACAGTCATTCAACCAGGAAAGTTTAAGAAATGCGAAAATAAAGTTAACTAACTATGGAAAGAGCATCTCACCAAACCAACTGGGAAAGACAAACAGCAGTACTGGAGGAGCAAGCGGAGGAAGTGGCATATTCCAACACTTTatagatatatttaaaaaaaaaacaaacgtaAAGGATAGCCCCCAAAGTAGtgacaaaaacgaaaaaaaggaaaaggagttTTTTGAATACTACATAAAATGCTTGATGAAGTATGAAGGAATTTTCACATATCGAAAATTTCAATCAAAAGACCTGTGTGACTATTTCAACGTCTTTGGCTtgacatataaatataaaaaaaagatgaatcCACAATTGGAGAAATTAAAGAAGCAGTACGAAGTTatgaattcatttttaccttACGAGCTGGACTCGGATGattgcaaaatatttcacGAGGAGAGTAAAAAGTACATAGCTCAGTCGTGCAACGTCGATGTTAATTTCATTGATGAGTTACTACTTTTTCACGATTC
- a CDS encoding hypothetical protein (putative) — protein MEGEVTHKRKRSYQNELSGKNSVNKKIVFFHMVYLTLLFMACFVGGVLLGFWTTSYTPEISIIEDDANKFQFRYINDKIIIGAKLNIKLRVTNNTTLSYSLSAESLKYFYYPVGANHSCLLYNGGTDKE, from the exons ATGGAAGGCGAAGTGACGCACAAGCGAAAGAGATCTTACCAAAATGAGCTATCCGGGAAAAACAGCGTGAACAAGAAAAtcgtattttttcatatggtCTATCTGACGCTCCTTTTTATGGCATGCTTTGTAGGAG GAGTGCTGCTAGGATTCTGGACCACTTCGTATACTCCCGAGATAAGTATAATCGAAGACGATGCGAATAAGTTTCAGTTTCGGTACATAAATGATAAGATAATAATTGGGGcaaaattaaacataaaattaaggGTTACTAATAATACGACACTGTCGTATAGTCTTTCTGCGGAGAGTTTAAAGTACTTTTACTACCCGGTGGGAGCGAATCACAGCTGTCTCCTGTACAACGGAGGTACTGACAAGGAGTGA